The genomic stretch TTTAAAGTACTATATCTATACTAGTATACTTTATGTATTCAAGGGTGATTACCTAATATTTTTCATCAAAAATCTTTTAATCAGCTTACATATCATGAGCCTAGGCACAAAAAAGCCCCGTAAATCAAATGATCTACGGGGCTAAATTTTAATTTGAGAAGCTTTAAAGAGTCTCTCGCGATATAAACGATGGTGGCATCAGAGTCACACAACGCGGTATTTCTGGCTTCTCGATGCGTTCAAACAAACGCTTTGCAATAATGCGTCCCATAGCTTCTTTATCGATAGAAACCGTACTCAAAGCAGGGTTCACTAAAGCTGCCCAATTGATATCATCGAAACCTACCAAAGAAACTTTTTCTATGAAGTTATCACCCAGTTTTTCCTTGAGTAAGCGACTCGCCCCAAAAGCCATTTCATCATTCATACAAAAAACACCATCAGGCATATCTGAAGCTAAGCGCTCCATGGCTTCATAACCGCCGTTTATCTGATAATCTGAGTATTCTACACGAATAGATTCTAAGGGGATATTGTGCGCTTTAGCTGCCGACCATACACCATCAAGGCGCTCATCGGTCGTGGACTGTTCTTTATCTCCAGCAATAACCGCCAGCTTTTTACAACCATTTTCAATTAAGGCATTGAGAGCCACAAAACCGCCTTCGCGATTATCTGCCTGAACCACATCCGCGCGAAGACCATGAAAATGATAATCCACCACAATTGAGGGTGGCCCATCTTTAATCAGCTGTTCTAAGAAGAGCTGAGGCACTGGACCCATATAAATCACACCCGATAAATTCGCCCCATGAATCATTTTTAAGATTTCTTTGCGTTCACGGCTTCCCGGCGCCGGCAATAAAATGAAGTTCGCATCGTGGCGACCAATTTCAGAGCGAATGCCCTCGAGTACCGACATGTGATAAGGCCCCGTTGATCCAGGAATCAAGACATTGGAAATAAGCCCGATATTCATAATACCCGATTCACTCTGCTCTACTGCTTTGGAACTTCCACTAAACTCGGAAACAAAGGTTCCTTGAGCAGGAACTGAGTACAATAAGCCCGCATCGGCTAACTCTTGTAGTGAACGACGGACAGTGATTTTATTGAGATTATAACGTACCGATAAATCATCCATCGAGGGCAAACGCTCACCCGGTTTATACTTACCATCTTCGATTTCTTTGCGAATAATCTCGGCAAATTGCTTATAAAGAAAAGTTTTTTTCCCACGCCCGCGGGCTAATTTATTGTCTTTACTCATCATTTTCATCCCATGTTATTTTTCATTAAGCTACATGAGTAAAATAATCATTCCAGTACTGGTATATATTTGTGTACTACAAAAGTCCAAACTAGTATACTTTTTTGGATGATTTAAAAATAATTAAACAACTCCACGACGTTTTTCTAAGCTCTCACGGATTTCGTGTGCTTTTTCTTCGGTAATTTTGTAAGAGGCAACTGCCCATATCGCTAAAACGGTCGCAACAAGGGGAATCCCCACATCAAAAACCCGAAGCAAGAACAAGGCTTGAGTTGTTTGCTGACTCGCGAGCTCGATATCAAAACCACTCACATTTAATAAATAACCTGACAAAGCTAAGGCCGCAGCCAAGCCTAGCTTAATCACCCACCAAAAAATCGAGCCAAACATCCCTTCACGACGCTCATTGGATTCCAACTCATCCAAGTCACAGACATCTGCCACCATTGAGTTGATCAAAGTAAAGAGGGAGCCCATACCAAAAGCCACCAAGGGTGCAGGTATAAAGATAAGCCACGGTAAACTTTTTGAATAACAAAACCATCTTAGAATATAACCCACTGACGATACCCCCATACAGATAAAGAAAGCTTTGCGCTTACCCATTTTCGTCGACATCCAGGTGGATAAAACAATGATCAAATAGGTCGCCCCGGTGGTAATCATTCCTACAATCCCCATATATAAGCCACCCTGCTTCATATCTCCACCGAAGAGGTAATAAGTCGCTATATAAGTTTGAAAACTATTGATCAGCATAAAACTATTGAAGATTAGGAAAGTCGCTATACACAATTTAAGGAAAGGCTTAAACTTAAGTGTCGCCCCAAAGCCCTTAAAGAACTCTCCCATCACCACGACTAGACTTTTCGAATCTTTTTTCTCCTCTTTCACCAAAGCTCTCTCTTTCAGAAAAATCGCTGGGATCAAACCAAGAACAATCGTAATAGCACCGATAATGAGCCCCAAAGTCGCTGCTGCCTCTGCCATACTATCAAACCATTTATCATTTTTCATAAAGGCAAAAAACCAAGGCGTCGCAAAATATACTAGGTTACCCGCCACACTCGTGAAGCCCATTAAACGCGTTCGCTCATGATAATCTGGGGTCATCTCATAACCTAAAGCCACTAAAGGCGTCGCAAAAACTGTATACGCCCCATAAAAAATGATGGAACCAATCAAAAAGTACCACCAAACATAATCCAGCCCCCTGTCGACGGGGAGCTTCCATAAAAGCATAAAAAATAAACCCGTCAAAATCGCTCCAATAAACATAAAGGGGCGACGACGCCCCCATTTAGAACGATGATTATCGGAAATAAAACCCATGAGTGGATCCGTAAAGGCATCACACAAACGCGGTAAGGCCGCGAGTAATCCCGCTTTAAAGGGATCCATGCCTAAACCGAGGTTAAACACAATCATCATAGCTCCAATCGCTGTTCCCAATAGATTATTAACTATGATTCCGCTACTGTAAATAAACTTATTACTCAGACTTATTTTATCTTCAGCTTTCGTCTGGTAGTGCACAGCTTCTCTCATTGGCTCCAAATCTTCATCGTTTTTAT from Lentisphaera araneosa HTCC2155 encodes the following:
- a CDS encoding MFS transporter, giving the protein MECTIDKNDEDLEPMREAVHYQTKAEDKISLSNKFIYSSGIIVNNLLGTAIGAMMIVFNLGLGMDPFKAGLLAALPRLCDAFTDPLMGFISDNHRSKWGRRRPFMFIGAILTGLFFMLLWKLPVDRGLDYVWWYFLIGSIIFYGAYTVFATPLVALGYEMTPDYHERTRLMGFTSVAGNLVYFATPWFFAFMKNDKWFDSMAEAAATLGLIIGAITIVLGLIPAIFLKERALVKEEKKDSKSLVVVMGEFFKGFGATLKFKPFLKLCIATFLIFNSFMLINSFQTYIATYYLFGGDMKQGGLYMGIVGMITTGATYLIIVLSTWMSTKMGKRKAFFICMGVSSVGYILRWFCYSKSLPWLIFIPAPLVAFGMGSLFTLINSMVADVCDLDELESNERREGMFGSIFWWVIKLGLAAALALSGYLLNVSGFDIELASQQTTQALFLLRVFDVGIPLVATVLAIWAVASYKITEEKAHEIRESLEKRRGVV
- a CDS encoding GntR family transcriptional regulator produces the protein MMSKDNKLARGRGKKTFLYKQFAEIIRKEIEDGKYKPGERLPSMDDLSVRYNLNKITVRRSLQELADAGLLYSVPAQGTFVSEFSGSSKAVEQSESGIMNIGLISNVLIPGSTGPYHMSVLEGIRSEIGRHDANFILLPAPGSRERKEILKMIHGANLSGVIYMGPVPQLFLEQLIKDGPPSIVVDYHFHGLRADVVQADNREGGFVALNALIENGCKKLAVIAGDKEQSTTDERLDGVWSAAKAHNIPLESIRVEYSDYQINGGYEAMERLASDMPDGVFCMNDEMAFGASRLLKEKLGDNFIEKVSLVGFDDINWAALVNPALSTVSIDKEAMGRIIAKRLFERIEKPEIPRCVTLMPPSFISRETL